ATAAAGGGGCGCCAGGGCTATTGAGATTTACTTGCTGACGACCAGTGAGCTTGAAGTGCTGAATAGGTAGCTGAGTAGACGACAGCGTTGAACGAGGCACAGCTTCTTCAAGCAAACCCTTGCTTAGTAGGTTTGAGTACCATTCATGGATACTGTTTTCATCAAGCTTATCGACTAAAATTGGTTTAAACAAGGGGGTGCAGTGTTTGCATTGTAGTGCTTGATTGAGCATAAGGCCAAATTGACAATACTGGCCATATGCTTTGTCTCCAAGCGCAAGTACTGCGTAATTTAGATGAGCAAGTGTGCTTTTAAATGTGTCTAACTTGCCCAGAAAATGCCTGCCATTATCAGGGGCTTCGCCTTCGCCATAAGTGCTGGCGATAATTAATAAGGTATCGGCTTGTTTTAATTGTTGCTCAGTGACTTGGTTTAGCGAAATACAAATTGCTGGGTCGCCCTGACTTTTTAGTTTAACATGTAACTCACGAGCTAGTTGCTCACCAGAGCCGCTTTCACTTGCATAGGCAATGAGCGTTTTTGCATGGCGCTGTTTATGGTTTTGAAACTTTGTAACTATGACTTTGCGATAGCAAAACAGCGTAAAGACAAAATAGCCGACCAAAAGCAGGCCGGCTTGTATAAAGGGAGATGCGTTTAGCATTTTAGTCAGGTAGCACTTCTAAAACAGCAATGTAAGTGCCATTTCTTACCATCGCAGGGGCTTTGGCTTGATTATCTTCATATTCCGCTTCTAAAAAGTAACGACCAGCACCATTCCATTTTAATGTTACTATGCCTTCATCATTACTTTTTACTTTAATTTCTTCTTGCGCATTACGGAAACGAGTTCCTTCTTGAATTGCTGTAATTTCAGCACCTACAGCTGGTTTACCATCAATCAAAAATTTGAACTGTGCTGTTTCACCAGCATAAAGTTCATTTGGGTGAGTAATAGCAACCAGTTCTAAACCTTTATTCGTTGGCTCTAGTGTTTTGTGAGTGGGTGCCCCTAAAGTTACAAAGGTTTCCATACGGCGTGTATATTGGCTAATATTTAAGTCGTCAGCTTTTTTAGGCACACGCTTTTCAAATTCAGCCATTGAGAAAGCTTCACCACGCCCAGGGTACCACTTTCGTTTTCCATCGACTTTCCAGCTTGCATATAAGCCACTTGTAGACATAAACACTTTATATGTCCCTTCATCAGTTAAAGCTAAATCAAACACATGGCGGTATTTGCCTTTGTGCATATTTTCAACTTCAGTTGCTGAGCCGTCAGGTTTATTTACTTTCACTCCAGTGAATCGACCTGCATTATAATTTGAAACGAAAATATCGTTTGAAACGGCCGCATCAAAACTTACCCAGCGGTTTTCACCTGATAGCTGTGTTTCTTGTGGCACAATCCAAGCTCGGTGAGCGTTAACGTTAAAGCAGCTAGCTGCTAAGCCCGCTAACAATAGCGACTTAATAAAGGTTACTTTCATGGGGGAGGGTCCTATGGATTAATCGTGAATGAAATGGCGCCAAGCTCGGTTTTACCCGATTTGTTAAATGTTTGCGTATTTGCTTGCGGCCAATTGAACGGAATATTAATGAGCTCTCTGCCACCGACTTCGCGAGCAGCTTCAACGCGTAGGCGATATTTTCCAGCAGGTAGATCTGTTAACTTGGCTTCTGCTAGTGAAAAGTTCAGTTGGTGAGTACCAGGGCCTTGAGTTGCCCCGCTCATACCATCAATAGGTAGCTCTAAGCTTCGACCGGTTCTTCTCCACCACTGACGCATATCTTTTAGCCACTTCTCGCCTTCATTGTTGCGCATATCAACGTCGTACCAGACAGCTAAATTGCTCACTACTTTGTTTTTGCTGTTTTCAATCCAGACTGCGACGTAAGGTTTATGGTATTCCGCAACATCAAGCCTTGGGATCTCGACCGAGACATTAATATCACTCGCTAAAGTTGGTGCAGCAACGACAGCCAATAAGGCTGAGGCTATAATTTGTTTCATATTTGTTCCTTAATGTGCACTGAGTATTAAAATTAGAACTGGAAAGATCGCTCCAGCAACAACTAAAGGCCAAGTGCTTGGACGTTGATTTGCATAGCGAATAAGCAGCCATAAACCACTCAAAGAAAACACAATGCAAAGGATTGAAAAAAAGTCGATAAACCAACGCCAAGCGTCGCTGGTATTTCGTCCTTTATGTAAATCGTTAAGGTATGAGATTACTCCGCGGTCGGTGTTCTCATAGATAAGCAATCCACTTTCAAGCTCAATGGTTAACCAAGCATCACCGCCAGGTTTGGGCATGCCCAAATACACTTCGTAGTCATCCCACTCTGCATCTGTTTTTGGTGTGGCAATATTGTGTTCATTTATCAAAAACTGCCTAACTGCTTGAGGAAGAGGGCCGCTTTCTCGATTGCTCAGCGTTTGTTTAATACCCTCACTAAGCTCAACTTCTAATGTGGTTACCACTGGTGTCGCTTTGATATCAGCTGCATGATTTAGGGTGATCCCCGTTACTGAAAATAACAACATACCGACAAGGCATAATGCAGATGTGATCCAGTGCCATTGTCTGACAGTGCCAAGCAAATTTGAAAGTTTCATTATTAATTACAACGGGCTGACGACTATTTTATCCAAGGCAATTATACATATGAAATTTTAAATGAGAAGGGTTTTTATTTGCATTAATTGAAGTGGGAAAATGTACGAATCAATACTGTACAGGGGATTGCATATGAAAAGAGTTAACAGGTAACCTAGAAGGAAAATTTGCCTTCTAGGTTAAGAAAATACTGGTTACTGGCCGCTTAAACGCTTACCAAATGAAATTGCATAAGCCATTGAACGCATTTTCAGTACTGGGTCGTCACTGGCCGTAAAGCCTTGTGAAATCACATTTGGGTCAAAGTTGATTGGCGTACAAGCAACTCCGCCTGATTGTTTAAGTACTACTTTACCAAGTGCGACTTGTGTTCTGTCTGCAGGCCATTGAACTGAGGGGTCATTTACCACATCTTGCTTTTCACCAATGACAGCATTAAGCGTAAAAGATACAGTACCTTGAGTAAGTTGATTAGTGAGCTTGTCAGCTAAAAAAGCGGGCTTAAGCTGCTGGGCTTGTTCTTTTGATAGTGTTTTTACACCTAAATCAGGTGTAAGTTGCCAGCGGAATTTTACTTGCTCAGCAGCATTACCGTAAAAGAAAGTATGTAAACCAAAAAACTCGGTGTTAGCGTACGAAGCGGGTGTTTTAGCTTGTGCATTCCAAGCCACATTGCCTTGCACACTTGGATTATTCTTTATGTATTCTTGTGTTTTCTTTGGGTCGCGTTTGCCATTTTCATCGGGCAATAAGGTTGATAAAAAGCCAAAGAAGGTTTCGGGATCTTTTCCTGCAAAGACCGGGAAGTTATTACCGGTAAAAATATGTCGTGCGCCACCTGGCAAATTAATTTGCATACCCATACCACGCGTGCCAGTTGTGCGCTCGTCAGCGATTGGGTTACCGCCACCCATTGAAAATCTTAGGGTGACTGGGAGGTTTCCGTTACTTAAAAGTGGCGCATTTTTGAATAATGCAGATTGAGTATTGGGCTGAAACTCTCCAGTAGCACATACACCTGAAGCATGAGCTTTGCGAAACCCTGGGTGCTTACCGTTTAATTTTTCAAATAGCTGAATAAACTCGTTGGCAGATACGGGCTGTGAAGAAGCGATAACTTGGTTTGAAAATGTTATTCCTAAAGCGATACTAATTATGGATAAGTGTCTGAACATTAAGAGAAGTCCTCTGTCTTTTATGAAGTACAAATTATCATTAGCCCTTAATCGTTTTTAGTCTCTCAAGAGAGCGTTTAAATTAGATAATTGGTATAAATAATAGTTGTACTGTTAAAGACAGCAATTTGTTCAAAAATATTTCACAAAGAAGTAAGTATTAACTCAAAGAAAGCAATATATTATTGCTGGGAGTTGTTATTTGACTTCGGGTGAATATAGACTTTTTGTAGTGTGTCTTTGAAATGCTTGACACAATTTTTACCATGTTCTTTAGCTAGGAATAATGCTTTGTCAGCACCCGTTAGTAGGCGTTTTGCAGATATATTTTCATCCGCCATTGATGTATGTATACCTATGCTTAGTGATTGATATTCAGGCCATTTCGATTCATCATCAAAGAATAACTTACGAAGTCGTTGAGCAAATCTAACAGCATCTTTAGGCCCTAAGTTAGGACATATTATAATAAATTCGTCCCCACCCCAGCGAACAATATGATCATATTTTCTTGAATGGCTTTTTAAAAAGTTAGCCAAGAAGACCAGTGCTTTATCTCCCATTTCATGTCCATACTCATCATTGATTAATTTGAAGTTATCAAGATCGAGCAAGATCAACGT
The sequence above is drawn from the Pseudoalteromonas phenolica genome and encodes:
- a CDS encoding DUF4198 domain-containing protein, encoding MKVTFIKSLLLAGLAASCFNVNAHRAWIVPQETQLSGENRWVSFDAAVSNDIFVSNYNAGRFTGVKVNKPDGSATEVENMHKGKYRHVFDLALTDEGTYKVFMSTSGLYASWKVDGKRKWYPGRGEAFSMAEFEKRVPKKADDLNISQYTRRMETFVTLGAPTHKTLEPTNKGLELVAITHPNELYAGETAQFKFLIDGKPAVGAEITAIQEGTRFRNAQEEIKVKSNDEGIVTLKWNGAGRYFLEAEYEDNQAKAPAMVRNGTYIAVLEVLPD
- a CDS encoding DUF2271 domain-containing protein, with the protein product MKQIIASALLAVVAAPTLASDINVSVEIPRLDVAEYHKPYVAVWIENSKNKVVSNLAVWYDVDMRNNEGEKWLKDMRQWWRRTGRSLELPIDGMSGATQGPGTHQLNFSLAEAKLTDLPAGKYRLRVEAAREVGGRELINIPFNWPQANTQTFNKSGKTELGAISFTINP
- a CDS encoding PepSY-associated TM helix domain-containing protein; the encoded protein is MKLSNLLGTVRQWHWITSALCLVGMLLFSVTGITLNHAADIKATPVVTTLEVELSEGIKQTLSNRESGPLPQAVRQFLINEHNIATPKTDAEWDDYEVYLGMPKPGGDAWLTIELESGLLIYENTDRGVISYLNDLHKGRNTSDAWRWFIDFFSILCIVFSLSGLWLLIRYANQRPSTWPLVVAGAIFPVLILILSAH
- a CDS encoding catalase family peroxidase gives rise to the protein MFRHLSIISIALGITFSNQVIASSQPVSANEFIQLFEKLNGKHPGFRKAHASGVCATGEFQPNTQSALFKNAPLLSNGNLPVTLRFSMGGGNPIADERTTGTRGMGMQINLPGGARHIFTGNNFPVFAGKDPETFFGFLSTLLPDENGKRDPKKTQEYIKNNPSVQGNVAWNAQAKTPASYANTEFFGLHTFFYGNAAEQVKFRWQLTPDLGVKTLSKEQAQQLKPAFLADKLTNQLTQGTVSFTLNAVIGEKQDVVNDPSVQWPADRTQVALGKVVLKQSGGVACTPINFDPNVISQGFTASDDPVLKMRSMAYAISFGKRLSGQ